From a single Apium graveolens cultivar Ventura chromosome 2, ASM990537v1, whole genome shotgun sequence genomic region:
- the LOC141702080 gene encoding uncharacterized protein LOC141702080, translating into MGVENFLIYDEENSEDRNKIPCPCGRCANFKKFSIKTIRGHIYDNGFCLGYVHWVWHGETASTGPKSSSASCPPEEQAPDPPPEQASDEASEQDQEHVAASETVDVCEAAYNSSQYDNDLYQFRRFVANAEQPLYEGSDCTKLESMLKLHNWKSRFGITDSAFTDLLSSVGSLLPKDNVGVHADATKCPKCRLSRWKLTKKGEERINLPAKVMWYFPIIPRFKRMFKSPSTAKLMCWHAQQRTQDGKMRHPADSPSWKNIDYRWPSFGSEPRNLRLALSADGINPHNNGLSNRYSCWPVILVTYNLPPWLCMKRKFMMLSILVPGPHEPGNNIDIYLQPMIDDLKKLWKEGEPNMYDAYNKSFFTLKAVLMWTINDFPAYANLSSYVNKGYKCCPVCGDDTVAKFLTHSRKMCYQGHHQYLPLHHPYRRQKAAFNGQQEFGKPRRTLSGEEVLAEKEQIKFEFGKKMKKAKKVESPWKKKSVFFELEYWKFHRVRHCIDVMHVEKNVCDSLIGTLLNMRHRTKDSAAARRDMMEMGVRSDLAPQVGVKKTYLPPSPFTLSKTEKRTFLSSLMSMKLPYGHASNIKNCVSMPDLNIYGLKSHDCHILLQQLLSVAIRSVLPKHVRVTIIRLCFFFNALCNKVVDVSKLDKLQSDVILILCDLEKVFHASFFDVMVHIVVHLVQELRLCEPVFYRWMYAFERFNKVLKSYVRNRYYPEGCMAESYLGEESVEFCIEFLSQNYSTAGLPKDQDNKISGPLFAVIIKSVEEKERDEAHLHILLNNAEVFPYILMYKEFLEEIHRGKRKSLHWLMREHNRLFADWFQNKFSVVNDELRENNKGVSDTIRWLTAKPSFSVLTYQGYLVNGVRYFTKERDDIRVVQNSGVSVIAKVVQVSSAKDLNPVESDLTFYGIIQEIWELDYHAFKAPLFLCKWASNDKGIRVDDLGFTLVDFSRQGHKKDKYVSVDQVKKVFYLEDPVDATWSIVLSSTTRDYQELYNKDDLGDTIMEHPPFCTEIPATDVTTDDVAHTARPNVEGIWIKNTATKTPAPNVVTD; encoded by the exons ATGGGGGTGGAAAACTTTTTGATATATGATGAAGAAAATTCTGAAGATCGTAACAAAATTCCTTGCCCTTGTGGACGATGcgccaattttaaaaaattctctaTAAAAACAATCAGGGGCCATATCTATGATAATGGCTTTTGTCTAGGTTATGTGCATTGGGTTTGGCACGGGGAGACTGCTTCTACGGGTCCTAAATCTTCAAGTGCTAGTTGTCCACCTGAAGAGCAAGCTCCAGACCCACCTCCTGAGCAAGCCTCTGATGAAGCGTCAGAGCAAGATCAGGAGCATGTCGCTGCTTCGGAAACTGTTGATGTTTGTGAAGCGGCATATAACTCGAGTCAATATGATAATGATTTATATCAGTTTAGGAGGTTCGTAGCCAATGCTGAGCAACCTCTATATGAGGGTAGTGACTGTACTAAGTTAGAGTCGATGTTGAAGTTGCATAACTGGAAATCTAGGTTTGGTATTACCGATAGTGCCTTCACTGACCTCCTTTCTTCTGTTGGGTCTCTACTTCCCAAAGATAATGT GGGTGTACATGCTGATGCAACCAAGTGTCCTAAGTGTCGACTTTCTCGGTGGAAGTTGACAAAGAAAGGTGAAGAGAGGATTAATCTTCCAGCCAAAGTCATGTGGTATTTTCCAATAATTCCTAGATTTAAACGTATGTTTAAATCTCCTTCCACCGCTAAACTAATGTGTTGGCATGCGCAACAGCGGACACAAGATGGTAAAATGCGACATCCAGCCGACTCTCCATCTTGGAAAAATATAGATTATAGGTGGCCATCCTTTGGTAGTGAACCGAGAAACCTTCGCTTGGCTTTATCGGCGGATGGTATAAACCCGCACAATAATGGCCTATCTAATAGATATAGTTGCTGGCCAGTCATATTGGTGACTTACAATCTTCCTCCCTGGTTATGTATGAAAAGAAAATTTATGATGTTGTCGATATTGGTCCCTGGTCCGCATGAGCCTGGTAATAACATCGATATCTACTTACAACCGATGATTGATGATTTAAAAAAACTTTGGAAGGAAGGGGAACCAAATATGTATGACGCGtataacaaatcatttttcactttaaaagcaGTTTTAATGTGGACGATAAATGACTTCCCTGCTTACGCAAATTTATCTAGCTACGTTAATAAGGGTTATAAGTGTTGTCCAGTTTGTGGAGATGACACCGTAGCTAAATTTTTGACTCATAGTAGGAAAATGTGCTACCAAGGGCATCATCAATATTTGCCTCTACATCATCCTTATAGAAGGCAGAAGGCTGCTTTTAATGGACAACAAGAGTTTGGGAAGCCGCGTCGAACCCTATCCGGAGAAGAAGTGTTAGCAGAGAAAGAacaaatcaaatttgaatttgggaagaaaatgaagaaggcaaaGAAGGTTGAAAGTCCATGGAAGAAAAAGTCAGTATTTTTCGAGTTAGAATACTGGAAATTTCACCGTGTTAGGCACTGTATTGATGTCATGCATGTCGAGAAGAATGTATGTGATAGTTTGATTGGCACTTTACTAAATATGCGCCATAGGACAAAGGATAGTGCGGCAGCCCGTCGTGATATGATGGAAATGGGCGTTAGATCTGATTTGGCTCCCCAAGTAGGAGTAAAGAAAACCTATTTGCCTCCTTCTCCCTTTACTTTGTCAAAGACAGAAAAAAGGACTTTCTTGTCATCATTAATGTCGATGAAACTTCCATACGGACATGCATCGAACATAAAAAATTGTGTTTCCATGCCTGATTTGAATATTTATGGGCTGAAATCACATGATTGCCACATTCTTCTCCAACAATTACTCTCGGTTGCAATACGCTCCGTTCTTCCGAAGCATGTTAGGGTCACAATTATTAGATTGTGTTTCTTTTTTAATGCTTTGTGCAACAAAGTAGTAGACGTGTCAAAACTGGATAAGCTGCAGTCAGATGTTATACTAATCTTGTGTGATCTAGAAAAGGTTTTCCATGCGTCATTTTTTGATGTAATGGTACATATAGTAGTCCACTTGGTCCAGGAACTACGCTTATGTGAACCAGTATTTTATAGGTGGATGTATGCGTTTGAACGGTTTAATAAAGTACTAAAGAGTTATGTTCGAAACCGTTATTATCCCGAAGGTTGTATGGCAGAGAGTTACCTTGGAGAAGAGTCCGTAGAATTCTGCATCGAGTTTCTTAGTCAGAATTACTCCACTGCCGGTCTTCCAAAGGACCAAGATAATAAGATATCAGGTCCATTATTCGCTGTGATAATAAAATCAGTGGAAGAGAAGGAGCGAGATGAAGCACATCTACATATCCTTCTAAACAACGCTGAAGTGTTTCCATATATTCT AATGTATAAGGAATTTCTTGAAGAAATTCACCGAGGGAAAAGGAAAAGCTTACATTGGCTCATGAGAGAGCACAATCGGCTCTTTGCTGATTGGTTTCAAAACAAATTCAGTGTT GTGAATGATGAACTAAGGGAGAACAACAAAGGTGTTTCAGATACGATAAGATGGCTCACAGCCAAGCCATCATTTTCAGTACTAACTTATCAAGGTTATCTAGTGAATGGAGTGCGATATTTTACAAAGGAACGAGATGACATACGCGTTGTTCAAAATAGCGGGGTGTCTGTCATTGCTAAAGTGGTCCAGGTTTCTAGTGCCAAGGACTTGAACCCCGTAGAAAGTGATTTGACATTTTACGGTATCATACAAGAGATATGGGAATTAGACTACCATGCATTCAAAGCTCCCTTGTTCCTGTGTAAATGGGCAAGTAATGATAAAGGAATAAGGGTTGATGATCTTGGGTTCACACTTGTGGATTTTAGTCGACAAGGTCACAAAAAAGATAAATATGTTTCTGTTGACCAAGTCAAGAAAGTATTTTACCTTGAAGATCCCGTTGATGCTACCTGGTCTATTGTTCTGTCCTCCACAACTCGAGACTACCAAGAATTGTATAATAAAGATGATTTAGGAGACACGATCATGGAACATCCCCCATTCTGCACTGAAATCCCCGCAACTGATGTCACTACTGATGATGTCGCTCATACTGCTAGACCTAATGTTGAGGGAatttggattaaaaatactgCTACTAAAACTCCTGCACCTAATGTCGTTACTGACTGA